Within Gilvibacter sp. SZ-19, the genomic segment ACTGCGGTGTCCGTTCAGGCCATTAATGCCTGCATCTTGCCACATCTTGTTGAAACGATCTGCTTGTGATTCATCGTTAATGGTAAAAGTGGCATTCATAGTAGATCGGTCTGCCGGATCTGCCACAAAACCTGTAAAGAGTTCATTGCTGTCGATCTCATTATATAACAGAGACGCTTTTGCCTCGTTGATCTGGGCTATGGTTGCAACACCACCTTGCGCCTTTAACCACTCCAGGGTCAACATAGAGGTGTATACTGCAAATACTGGCGGCGTGTTAAACATACTGTCTTTTCCAATATGTACCTGATAGTCCAACATAGAAGGAATGCTGCGCTGAACTTGCCCAAGGATTTCCTCTTTTACAACTACCAAAGTAGTTCCTGCTGGTCCCATATTCTTTTGAGCCCCGGCATATATAAGATCGAATTGACTAAAGTCTAATGCACGTGAAAAGATATCACTACTCATATCGCATACCAATGGCGCATCCGTTTGCGGAATTTCTTTGATCTGAGTACCGAAAATGGTGTTGTTGGTAGTTAGGTGCAAATAATCCAAACCTGAGGGTATCTCATAGGCTTTTGGAATATAATTGAAATTCTTGTCCTTGGACGAAGCTACTTCAACCAGATCTCCAAAGAGCTTAGCTTCTTTAATTGCTTTAGAGGACCAAGTTCCTGTATTGAGATAACCGGCTTTGGTGTTTAGTAAATTGTAAGCTACCATTAGGAACTGCATGCTGGCGCCGCCTTGCAAAAACAAGGCCTGGTAACCTTTACCAGTTAAACCGAGATGTTCCAAAGCCAGGCTTCTGGCGTTTTCCATTACGGCAACAAATTCCTTACTTCTATGTGAGATCTCGATTATAGATAGCCCTATTCCGTTGTAATCTACCACTGCATCTGCAGCTTTTTGCATAACAGATTGAGGTAAAATACATGGACCGGCGCTAAAATTGTGTTTCTGCATGCTTGTTTTATTAAGAGTACAAAGATGTTAATTAAGTGAACGTCCTGTGTTAATTAAGCAATAAATTATCAACTAAAGTTTTAACAAGAAATCCATAGTATCCACGCCATCAGCATAGTCGTTGAGTCCAGGACTTTGAGAAGTTCCAAAGGGAATAGCCTTTGACATACTTTTTGGCCCTACAATACATTGGATTTGATCTTGCTTTGCTTGGATTTTATCCTCCAGATCTTCCTTGTTTTTATAGGTCTCGTAAAAGACACTGGCAATAGGAGAAGCCATGCGCTCGTCTTGCTTTATCATAAAGAAGCCATTTTCGAGAAAATCGAATTGACTCATTAAAAAGACAGCTTTGTTGTAATCGTAATTGTTTTCGTATTTCTTATGTTCGAGCAAGTGTTTCCAAGCGTATACAGCCTTGAAAACCTTATCAAAATCATAGCCTACAGGAACAAAGAGTTTCGATACCGAGCGGCAACCTAGTCCGTAATAGCGAAATATATCATTGGATAGGCCAGCCAATTCTTCGACAGATTCATCACCAGACAAAACAGCAACAGAGTTTCTATTGCGTCTAATTATGTGGGGCTTACCTTTAAAGTAATGTGCAAAATAACGAGCAGTATTATCGCTCCCTGTTGCAATTACCGCATGGTAATCCGAGACAGCTTCCTTTCTAATTTCGATATAGTCTTTCCAAGCCGGCTCAATGGCTATTAATCGGTTAAAGAGATAGGGTAGTAGTAACTGATCGTTGGAGGAGAGTTTTATTTGCAGCTTGTTCCCGCTTAAAAGCACGCAAAGCGCATCATGCAGACCTACCATAGGAATATTTCCAGCGGCTATTACTGCTATGGTCTTAGGCTCATTGTCATTAATGATATAAGGAGCTAGCCAATTCTCAAGTCTTCGAGCCTGCAATTCGGCTGCCCAAGCCGCTAAAGCAAATCGCACTTGCTCTTCGGTAAACCAGCCGTTATGGGCCTCAGCGCGGTTCAATAAGTGCTTAAGATCTTCAGAAGGTGGGTCCTGGGCAATTAGGGCTTTGAGTTCATCTCCTAGCTTGCTCCAACTCGCAATGCGTTTTTCTAGATCCAACTTCATTTGTGATTACCGCTTTTAGGCTTTATTTTTGCATGGCAAAGTTAGAAAAAGAAAATGCTATGGCGATCATAATTACCGACGAATGTATCAATTGCGGCGCCTGTGAGCCAGAGTGCCCAAACACTGCCATATATGAGGGTGCCGACGATTGGCGTTATGCAGACGGAACAGATCTCACCGGAGACTTGGTATTGCCCAACGGAGCTGCAGTGAACGCAGAGGAGACCCAACAACCTATAAGTGATGAGATCTACTATATAGTACCCGATAAATGTACGGAGTGCATGGGCTTTCACGAAGAGCCGCAATGCGCAGCCGTTTGTCCGGTAGATTGTTGTGTTCCGGACGAAAATCATGTAGAAGACGAAGAGACCTTGCTCGGAAAGCAGGCTTTTATGCACCACTGATCATAAAATAACTTATTCGAAACGCCGCTTAGTCGGCGTTTTTTTATGTCCTATTTCCGGCGGTGAACTCTAGATTTTATTATTTTAGAGGAAATCACATTATGCCTATCTGGTTAAATATCACGCTCACTGTCCTTGCCATTTACCTGGCAATAAGCTTGGTATTGTACTATGTTCAGGATTATTTCTTGTTCAAACCCGAGAAGCTGCCTAAAGATTTTCAGTTCTATTACGAAAATCAGATCGTACAAGAATACAACCTAGAAACCCGCGATGGAGGTGTAATAAACGGTTTGCATTTTAAAGTAAAAGATCCTATTGGCGTTGTGCTTTACCTAAAAGGGAACTCCAAGAGTATAAAAGGATGGGGGAAGTTCGCCGTGGATTTTACGCGTCATAAGTACGATGTGATCATGTTAGATTACCGCGGATTTGGTAAGAGTACAGGCAAACGAAGCCAAAAGGCCATAAAACGCGATGTACAATATGTCTACAATAAGATCCGTGAACGCGTTAGTGAAGAGTACATCATTATCTACGGCCGTTCCATGGGTTCTGGTTTTGCTGCCAAGATAGCTTCGGAGAATCATCCGCGGATGCTCATTTTGGATGCGCCTTATTACAGTCTTACTAAAACCACTTCGAGATACATGCCCTTTATGCCGCTATCGGTCATTTTATAGTATCCGATGCCCACCTACAAATGGCTCAAGTATGTACGTTGCCCAATACACATAATCCACGGCACACAAGACAAGTTAATACCCTTTAAGTCTAGCATTAAGTTGTCAAAGATAAACCCCAGCAGAACAAGACTTTACGCGGTTATTGGTGGAGGACATAAGAATTTGAATAATTTCGAATCCTACCATCGTATGCTCAGTGAAATACTAACTTCTGAACCAATGGAGATCGATCTGGAAACAACTAGTATGAAAGTAAAACACAGTTCTAAGGCCAATGCGTAAACTGTTCTTTGGGGTCGCCATTTTTACGATACCGTATACGGTTTTTTCAATATTTATGTATTTCATTCAAGACAATATCATGTTTCAGCCGCAGCCCCTGGCCTCGGACCATGTCTATCAGTTTGAATCCAAGTTTGAGGAATTCAACCTCTGGACTCCAGATAGTATAGCGCTGAATGCCCTTCATTTTAAAGTTCCTGAACCCAAAGGGGTGATTTTATACTACCACGGGAATGCGGGTAATTTAGATCGCTGGGGAGGCATAGCTGAGCAGTATACACGCTACGGTTACGATGTTATAGTGATGGATTACCGCGGTTATGGAAAAAGCGGAGGCGAGCCCGCAGAGCCGAGTATGTATACCGATGCGCAACTTTTTTACGATCATGCTAAAGGGCAATATCCGGAGCAGAACATTACCGTATTCGGCCGTTCTTTAGGAACTAGTGTCTCAACCTTTTTGGCTGCGGAGAATAAACCCGGCCGCCTGATCTTAGAAACCCCGTTTTACAGCATAGAAGACATTGCCAATACGCGTTTTAGATATTTGCCCGTTCAATGGCTTATAAAATATGAGTTCCCCAGTTTTCAGTATGCCCCAGCCGTAGACTGCCCAACGCTGATCTTGCACGGTACCCGAGACGGAGTGGTTCCTTTCAGTTCTGGACAAAAATTATTTATGGAATTCAAACCGGCCTATGCCCATTTTGTCACCATAGAAGAAGGGCGGCATAACAATTTGGATGAGTTCGATAAATACCGCGCTTCCTTAGACCAATTCATTCGATGATTTAATTCACTTTCCTGCTTCGGGAATAGGGGGCAATTCTTATCTTTGCCGCCAAATCGAATAGCGCTCATGAAAGCCGGAATTGTAGGATTACCCAACGTAGGAAAATCAACACTATTTAATTGTTTGTCTAACGCGAAAGCGCAAAGTGCCAACTTTCCTTTCTGTACCATAGAACCTAACTTAGGGGTGGTGAACGTACCAGACACGAGATTGGAAGTATTAGAGAAACTCGTAAATCCGGAGCGTGTGGTTCCTGCCACTGTTGAGATCGTGGATATTGCAGGGCTTGTAAAAGGCGCTAGTAAGGGTGAAGGTTTGGGGAATCAATTCTTAGGGAACATTCGTGAGACCGATGCTATTTTACATGTACTTCGCTGTTTTGACAATGACAATATTGTCCACGTTGACGGTTCGGTGGACCCAGTTAGAGACAAGGAAACCATAGACATCGAGCTGCAGCTAAAAGATCTAGAAACTGTAGAAAAGCGCTTGGACAAAGTAAAGCGCGCTGCCAAAACAGGGAATAAAGAAGCTCAAAAAGAAGAAGCAGCTTTGAATTTGATCAAAGCAGGCTTGGAGGCTGGTAATTCTGTACGTGCTATAGACGTGCCAGAGGACGCCAGAGAGGCTTTTGTAGATCAACTACAACTCATTACCGACAAACCTGTAATGTATGTTTGTAATGTGGATGAGTCCAGTGCAGTTAGTGGTAACGCTTATGTAGAACAAGTGAAGGCCGCGGTAGCACAAGAAAACGCAGAGGTTTTGGTATTAGCCGTAGGAACTGAGGCAGATATCAACGAGCTGGAAGATTACGAAGAACGTCAAATGTTCTTGGACGATATCGGTTTGGAAGAGCCTGGAGCCTCCAAATTGATACGCGGAGCTTACAAACTACTTAACTTGCAGACCTATTTCACAGCAGGAGAAAAAGAGGTTCGTGCTTGGACTGTGCCAATTGGAGCCACAGCACCACAAGCTGCGGGCGTTATTCACTCAGACTTTGAAAAAGGTTTTATTCGCGCAGAGGTAATTGCCTATGACGATTATGCCGAGCTAGGCTCCCGAGAAAAGGTCAAGGAAGCCGGTAAACTCGGAATAGAAGGTAAGGAATACATTGTTCAGGACGGAGATGTTATGCTGTTCCGTTTTAACGTCTAACGATTCTCATACATAGACACATAGCGGGTTTCTCCAAGTTTTTTCATTTTACGTACTCCAAGGGCATCCAATTGTTCATTGGTATTGGCTATCCACGCAGGTGCCAAACAATGCTGAGGCGACAGCGCCAAGGCTTTTTCGAACATTTTTAGTGCTCGCCGGTATTGTCCAGAATAAAAGAACTCTCTACCAAAGATCATGTATTGCTCTGCTTTAACATCTTTTGATTGCACATAAGGATCTTCAGATACCTCTTCCAGATCTGTTTGGTTTTTAGAAAACTGTTTAGCGGCAACAGGAGCAGCGTGAGACTCTGGCTTGTGGTAACTGCCAAAGCTGCTGAATATAAATAGCAAAGCGGCAAAGATCAGCAAAAGGACAATTGCAGTTTCTACACGTCTTCTGCGACGTAGCTTTCTACCAACTCGTTTTATTTCTGAGGCGCTCCATGTTGTGAGCTTTTTGTTTTCGGATTCATCTCTGCGGATGTCCTTGTCTTTCAGGCCCATAATAGTGCGCTTGCTCTTAAAACGGCTGGAGCGTTTTTTAAGCAGCTTACGGTTGTTTCTCAATATGGTATTTGCGCCACCTGAATGCATGATAAGAGGAAAGGGTTTACGGTATTAGTCGCAAAAAAGCTCAAAATGTTAATAAAACCTTAAAGGATCCGAATGAAAATCCGCTTAAGCCCTGTATTTCTTAACAATTTCAGGAGTCTTATTGTTAATTACTTTAGGCAATTCTGGTTTTAAAAAAGTAGTCGAAATCCTATATTAGCAGGCATACTCCCACAACAGATTAATGGCAAAAGAAGCACAATATACCGAGGATAATATACGCTCGCTGGATTGGAAGGAACACATCCGCATGCGTCCCGGAATGTACATCGGGAAGCTGGGAGATGGTTCTTCTCCAGACGATGGTATATACATCTTACTCAAAGAGGTAATAGACAACTGTATCGATGAATTCGTCATGGGCGCGGGTAAGACCATCGAGATCCGCATCAAAGACAAAGAAGTCCACGTACGCGACTACGGCCGTGGAATACCTTTGGGCAAAGTAGTGGATGTGGTGTCCAAAATGAATACTGGAGGTAAATACGACTCCAGAGCCTTTAAAAAATCTGTAGGTTTGAACGGGGTAGGTACCAAAGCCGTAAATGCGCTATCTACTAGTTTTCGTGTCGAGTCTGTTAGAGACCAGCAGATCAAAGCCGCCACTTTTGCATACGGCGAGTTGGTAGAAGACCTACCTGTGGAAGACACTTCCCGCAGGAAAGGTACCAAGGTGAGTTTTGTGCCCGATCCGGAGATCTTTAAGAATTACAAGTACCGTTCGGAGTATGTGGCCAAGATGCTCAAGAACTATGTGTATCTCAACCCTGGGCTTACCATTGATTTTAATGGAGAAAAGTATCATTCTGCCAATGGTCTAAAGGATCTGTTGGAGGATAATATGAACAAGGAGGATATGCTGTATCCTATCATCCATTTACGCGGTGATGATATTGAAATAGCAATAACCCATTCCAAAACACAGTATAGTGAAGAGTATCACTCCTTTGTCAACGGGCAGAATACTACCCAAGGAGGGACGCACCAAGCTGCTTTTCGTGAGGCCGTTGTAAAAACTGTTCGTGAGTTCTACGGCAAGAACTATGACGCCAGTGATATTCGCAAGTCTATAGTAGCAGCCATTAGCGTTAAAGTGATGGAGCCTGTTTTTGAGTCGCAGACCAAGACCAAGTTAGGTTCCACAGAAATGGGAGACGGTTTGCCTACTGTAAGAACGTATATCAACGATTTTGTCAAAACTCAAGTTGACAACTTCTTGCACAAGAATCCAGAGACAGCAGAAAAGCTGCAACGCAAGATCATGCAAGCCGAACGCGAGCGCAAGGAACTTTCCGGTATTCGCAAATTGGCTAAGGAGCGTGCTAAAAAAGCGAGTCTTCACAACAAAAAACTTCGCGACTGCCGTGTGCATTTAGGTGATATGAAGAACGATCGCCGTTTGGAGTCTACGCTATTTATAACGGAGGGAGATTCTGCAAGTGGTAGTATTACTAAGAGTCGTGATGTGAACACCCAAGCGGTATTCTCACTTAGAGGAAAGCCTCTGAACTCTTATGGGATGAGCAAGAAGATCGTTTACGAGAACGAAGAGTTCAACCTCTTGCAAGCGGCACTCAACATAGAAGAGTCACTAGAAGACTTAAGATACAATAACATTGTAATAGCTACGGATGCCGATGTGGATGGGATGCACATTCGTTTGCTACTTATCACTTTCTTTTTGCAGTTCTTTCCAGAACTTATCAAAGAAGGGCATCTTTACATTCTACAAACCCCACTGTTTAGAGTGCGAAACAAAAAAGAGACCATCTATTGTTATTCGGAACAGGAGCGAATAGACGCCATAGAAAAACTCAAGCCCAAGCCAGAGATCACCCGATTCAAGGGATTGGGCGAGATATCTCCGGATGAGTTCAAGCATTTTATAGGCAATGATATTCGTTTAGATCCTGTGATGCTAGACAAGGCCATGTCCATCGAGTCTCTGCTGAATTTCTATATGGGCAAGAATACCCCGGACCGACAAGAATTTATTATCAATAACCTAAAGGTTGAATTGGACCGTGTAGAGGACTAGAGCCTTAACACGCGTAGACAGACTATGAGCGATCAAACTCCTTTGAATTCAGACGAATTAAACCCAGAAGATTCTCAAGATACCATCACCAAGGTAACAGGAATGTACCAGGATTGGTTCTTGGATTACGCCTCTTATGTGATCTTAGAACGCGCGGTTCCTGCCATTGAAGATGGTTTTAAACCTGTGCAGCGTCGGATCATGCATTCCTTAAAAGATCTGGATGATGGCCGCTACAACAAAGTAGCCAATATTGTTGGGCATACCATGCAGTACCACCCGCACGGGGATGCGTCTATAGCGGATGCTATGGTACAAATAGGTCAGAAGGACCTGCTTATTGACACGCAAGGTAACTGGGGAAACATACTTACTGGAGATAGGGCAGCGGCTTCTCGTTATATCGAGGCCAGATTGTCTAAGTTCGCTTTAGATGTTGTCTATAACCCAAAGACCACGGATTGGCAATCCTCTTACGACGGCCGAAAGAAAGAGCCGATCCACCTTCCTGTAAAATTTCCATTGCTGTTGGCCCAGGGAGCAGAAGGGATTGCAGTTGGGCTCTCAACCAAGATCATGCCGCACAACTTTGTAGAGCTTATCGATGCTTCTATAAAACACTTGCAAGGTAAACGCTTTACGATCCTCCCAGATTTTCCAACGGGCGGAATCGCTGATTTTACAAACTATAACGACGGTTTACGCGGAGGTAAGATCCGCAGTAGAGCGCGTATCAGCCAATACGATAAGAATACACTTGTCATTACCGAAATCCCGTTTGGTACTACGACGAGCTCGCTTATCGATTCGATCTTAAAGGCTAACGATAAAGGCAAGATCAAGATCAAGAAGATCGAAGACAACACTGCCGCAGACGTGGAAATCTTGGTGCATCTACCAAGTGGTATTTCTCCAGATAAGACCATTGATGCCTTGTATGCCTTTACCAATTGCGAGACTTCTATTTCGCCTTTAGGCTGTGTGATTGAAGACAACAAACCACTCTTTATAGGCGTCTCTGAAATGCTCAGAAGTTCAACGGACCGCACTGTAGAGCTGCTTAAAAGTGAATTGGAGATTCAATTAGGAGAATTAGAAGAGCAGTGGCATTTTGCCTCCTTGGAGCGCATCTTCATTGAAAATCGTATTTATCGCGACATAGAGGAAGAAGAAACCTGGGATGGCGTTATCAGTGCTATCGACAAGGGGCTTAAGCCGCATATCAAACATTTGAAGCGCGCAGTTACTTCAGAGGATATTACGCGTTTGACAGAGATTCGAATTAAAAGAATTTCCAAATTTGATATAGACAAGGCTCAACAAAAGATAGAGGCCTTAGAAGAGCAGATCGCAGCGGTGAAACACCATCTTGCACATCTGATCGAATATGCGATAGATTATTTTAAGCGACTAAAGAAAACCTATGCGGCGGGCAAGGAGCGCAAAACTGAGATCCGTGTCTTTGAAGATATAGAAGCAACCAAGGTAGTTATTCGCAACACCAAACTGTACGTCAATAGAGAAGAAGGTTTTATCGGTACGTCCTTGCGCCGAGACGAGTACGTTACCGACTGTTCTGATATAGATGACATCATCGTCTTTACCCAAGACGGTCAAATGATGGTGACCAAGGTAGACAACAAGACCTTTGTCGGCAAAGGGATCATTCATGTCGCTGTGTTTAAAAAGAAAGACAAGCGCACTATCTACAACATGATTTATAAAGACGGGACTCGTGGAGCAACTTATGTCAAGCGATTTGCCGTTACTGCAATAACAAGAGACAAGCACTACGATCTTACTGCGGGCAATAAAGGCAGTAAAGTACTGTATTTTACAGCGAATCCCAATGGAGAAGCAGAGCTAGTTACCGTGCTTTTACGCCAATCCGGCAGTATAAAGAAACTCAAATTCGATCTGGATTTTGCCGATCAGCTGGTAAAGGGCCGCAATTCCAAAGGAAATATTGTGACCAAGTATCCTGTAAAGCGCATTGAGCTTAAGGAAAAGGGCTTGTCTACACTTAAGCCTCGTAAGATCTGGTTTGACGATACCGTACAACGCCTAAATGTAGATGGCCGTGGAGATTTCTTGGGCGATTTTAGAAGTGAAGATCGCTTGCTTATCATCAATCAGTCCGGTATGGTCAAAACGGTCATTCCAGAGATGACCTTGCATTTTGACAGCGATATGATCGTACTGGAGAAATGGGATCCGAAGAAACCGCTCACAGCTATATACTGGGAGGGAAGCAAGGAACTCTATTACGTAAAACGCTTCTTGATAGAAAACCCAGACAAAGAAGAGAGCATAATAGGTGACCACAGTGATTCTCAATTGGAATGCATCTTTACAGACTATCGCCCGCAAGCCGAGGTTGTTTTCGCCAAGAAGCGTGGTAAGGACAGAAAAGAGAATCTAGTGATCGATCTGGAAGAGTTTATAGCGGTCAAGGGAATCAGTGCTATGGGCAACCAGCTCACCAAAGACAAGGTATTAGAGATCAACGCAATGGAACCATTGCCATATGAGGCTCCAGAAGCCTTACCAGCAGAGGATATGGAAGTTGTGGACGAACAAGACGTAAGTCCTGCTCAACAGGCCGTAGATGACTCAAAAGCTACAGATACGGCTGCGGAAGACGCTAAAGACGATTCTGGAGAAGAAGGGCAGACTACTTTGTTCTAGTAGTGGCTTCGCTGACTTTCGTGGCAGTGCCTTGGCGAACGTAACGTTTGCTGGCCTTATTCTTTTTAATCACCATTGCATATTCGAAGGTGTAATTACTTCCTTCTGTTTTTAAGATCTTAAAGTGGACCGGGCGTTCTTCGGCTTGATTCTTAGGACGTAAATTCTTCATCACGTACTCACAGTCGTTGATCCAACGTATACTAAAGGTATCTATCTTTTCGTCATAATAATCGATCTCGATAGTATCGTTACGTACAAAGGTGGTCTGCTTGAGCTCCCCATTAACAAACTCCTCAAAAGTAAAGGTACCTGTTTTGAAGTCGGCACAATTGCGCTCCGGCTCCTGACAAGCAATTAGACTTAAAAATATAGTAGCGAGTAGCAGTATTTTTTTCACTTTACAAATTTCGTGAAAATGCCGCTTAATTGGGTCGGTATTTCTTAAAACTTCCGTCTTTGTAAAAGATGATGATCTGTTCAATTGAAGAATCGTTAACCATTTGTTGCTCTTGCTTTTTCTCTGGCTCAATTTTGGTTTGTTCAATTTCAGGCGTTTCCTCTGTATAAGTAGTTGCGCCCGCTTTTGGAAATTCGCCTTTTCCATTGAGCAGCCAATAGAGTTCAACTTCCTCAAAAGACTCGACCACCTTTATCACAAAATCCAAACTGGGTTTATTTCGTCCGGAAAGTAGGTGAGAGATACTAGATCTGTTCACACCAATAGTCTCTGCAAATGCTGCCGAGCTAAGACCGTAATAGTCCATGATCTGCTTTAAACGCTTAGAAAAGGCTTCTGTGTTTACCATTAGAACAAAGTGTGTTACAAATGTAACGCAATAAGGGTTATGAGGCTACAGTTTTAACAAAAACAGAAGTATTTAATCTAAACTAACAGTACACATAAAATATATTAAAGTATTGAAAGTAAGATATATATAGGTTACATATACTTTAATAATTATTTTTCTCTATGATACAGTCTCACACGGCATTGATGTGTTTACATGTGTAACTAATTTCATTAAACTATTTGTTTACAATTGTAAATTATTGATTGTTTACATTTGTAACAACATAGTTTGTCTCTAAAGTGAACCTAACCCATCGTTACCTACCATTACGTACCATTACGCCAGTTTTAAATCGCTTAGCCGCTTCAGATCTTTTTACTTTAAAAGACCTAGGGCTCTCTGTGGAGAACAGACCCATAAAGGCTCTTAGATTTGGGCGTGGTGATTTTAAAGTACTTTGTTGGTCTCAAATGCACGGTAATGAATCGACCACCACAAAAGCATTATTAAATTACTTCTTAGCGCTCGAGTCTGATCCAAAAGCTACACAGTTATTTAAGAGTTTGACGATACTTGCGATTCCTATGCTTAACCCTGACGGTTCGGAACGTTTTACACGCGAGAATGCCCACGAGGTCGATCTGAATCGCGACGCTCAGGCCCTGACGCAGCCAGAAAGCAAGATCTTGGCAGATGTTTTCACTGCGTTTAAACCAAACCTCTGTTTGAATTTACACGGACAGCGCAGTATCTATGGCCTAACTGGGACAGAGAATCCTGCGGTTTTGTCTTTTTTGGCGCCTGCGGCCGATGCGGATAGAACAATTACCCCAGCGCGACTAAAAGCGATGGCTCTAATTAATCGCATTACCAATAAGTTGCACGAGGATCTAGGCAAACAAATTGGCCGCTATGATGATAGCTTTAACCTAGACTGTGTAGGCGACACCTTTACTTCTAGTGGCGTGCCTACCATTTTATTCGAAGCGGGTCAATACCTCCTGGATTATCAGCGCAATAACACTGCAGCCCTTATTCAACGCGCATACAAGGTCTTGTTCGATAGTTTGCTTGTGCAAGATGAGCTGCCCCCAGCGGATAAAATATTATCGGCTTATCTGGAATTGCCGGAGAACACTGTCAACTACTGCGATATCATAGTAAAAGGCGGTTTGCCAGAATCTTCCGGACAGCATAAAGACCTGCAGTTTCAATACCAAGAAGTTGTTGAAAACGATCGTTTGCGATTTATACCGCAGCTATTACCCAAGGAGGAAACTCCTAGGCTTTATGCCCATCGCTATATTGATGGTTCTGAACTAAGTACTTTACTCAAACGTTTGAATAGAGACAGTTGGCCCTCATTTATTGACGATTATGTACAAAAAAAGTACAGTCTTTAAAAATTCTTCAATAAAATCTGTGATTTTGCCTATTTTTCTCATAATTTTGCAATGAGATTGTTGTTTAACACCTATCAGTTGCTATTATGGCTAAATTCAAACTTGACGACGTAGATCATCAGATCCTAGACATCCTAATACAAAACACCCGTGTGCCTTTTACGGATATTGCTAAGAAATTGTTAATCTCAGCAGGTACCGTACATGTAAGAGTAAAAAAGATGGAAGAGGCAGGGATCATCACTGGTTCTTCTTTAACCTTAGATTATACCAAATTAGGGTACTCGTTTATCGCCTATGTGGGAGTATTTCTTCACAACACTTCTCAGACACAATTCGTGTTAGAGCGAATTCATGAAATTCCTTATGTAACTGTTGCTCATATCACTACAGGAAAATTCAACATCTTCTGTAAAATTCGTGCTAGAGATACTTTGCACGCTAAAGATGTCATCTTTAAACTTGATGATATTGAAGGAGTTATGAGAACAGAAACCATGATCTCCTTAGAAGAAAGCATCAACGACAAAAAACGTCTGATGCACACTATATTCAACGAACTCTAGTCTTGATCTTCCGTTTCTGCCGCTGGTAGTGCGACCTCTTCGGCTGTATTGTCTTCTGTTGTGGAGTCATCGTCCTCTTCTTCAAAGTCGGCCATAGCTGAGGCGAGGCGAGCGCTAACCTTAACCAGGTAGACTGTATCTTCGGTTCGCACCTCTACAGCTTCTATGGTATCGTTATGCATATTTTTAAAGGTGATGATGTGATCATCGTCGTATCCATCCGGATAGCGTTCCACCAAAAGGGAAAGAATTTCTGGTGTTAGTTTTTTGATATCGACTATAACCCGTTTCATGACATAGTGCATTCATATATCATTAAAGGTAGCTAAAAAAACAATAGTCCAAACCGAAATGTAAAACTTTACATTTCTTTCATGTAAAATTCGAACGCTTTGTTAATCAAGTCGTTGTC encodes:
- the serC gene encoding 3-phosphoserine/phosphohydroxythreonine transaminase → MQKHNFSAGPCILPQSVMQKAADAVVDYNGIGLSIIEISHRSKEFVAVMENARSLALEHLGLTGKGYQALFLQGGASMQFLMVAYNLLNTKAGYLNTGTWSSKAIKEAKLFGDLVEVASSKDKNFNYIPKAYEIPSGLDYLHLTTNNTIFGTQIKEIPQTDAPLVCDMSSDIFSRALDFSQFDLIYAGAQKNMGPAGTTLVVVKEEILGQVQRSIPSMLDYQVHIGKDSMFNTPPVFAVYTSMLTLEWLKAQGGVATIAQINEAKASLLYNEIDSNELFTGFVADPADRSTMNATFTINDESQADRFNKMWQDAGINGLNGHRSVGGYRASMYNALPLASVQVLVDVMQEFQRTA
- a CDS encoding acyl-CoA reductase; the encoded protein is MKLDLEKRIASWSKLGDELKALIAQDPPSEDLKHLLNRAEAHNGWFTEEQVRFALAAWAAELQARRLENWLAPYIINDNEPKTIAVIAAGNIPMVGLHDALCVLLSGNKLQIKLSSNDQLLLPYLFNRLIAIEPAWKDYIEIRKEAVSDYHAVIATGSDNTARYFAHYFKGKPHIIRRNRNSVAVLSGDESVEELAGLSNDIFRYYGLGCRSVSKLFVPVGYDFDKVFKAVYAWKHLLEHKKYENNYDYNKAVFLMSQFDFLENGFFMIKQDERMASPIASVFYETYKNKEDLEDKIQAKQDQIQCIVGPKSMSKAIPFGTSQSPGLNDYADGVDTMDFLLKL
- a CDS encoding 4Fe-4S dicluster domain-containing protein; this translates as MAIIITDECINCGACEPECPNTAIYEGADDWRYADGTDLTGDLVLPNGAAVNAEETQQPISDEIYYIVPDKCTECMGFHEEPQCAAVCPVDCCVPDENHVEDEETLLGKQAFMHH
- a CDS encoding alpha/beta hydrolase codes for the protein MPIWLNITLTVLAIYLAISLVLYYVQDYFLFKPEKLPKDFQFYYENQIVQEYNLETRDGGVINGLHFKVKDPIGVVLYLKGNSKSIKGWGKFAVDFTRHKYDVIMLDYRGFGKSTGKRSQKAIKRDVQYVYNKIRERVSEEYIIIYGRSMGSGFAAKIASENHPRMLILDAPYYSLTKTTSRYMPFMPLSVIL
- a CDS encoding alpha/beta hydrolase yields the protein MRKLFFGVAIFTIPYTVFSIFMYFIQDNIMFQPQPLASDHVYQFESKFEEFNLWTPDSIALNALHFKVPEPKGVILYYHGNAGNLDRWGGIAEQYTRYGYDVIVMDYRGYGKSGGEPAEPSMYTDAQLFYDHAKGQYPEQNITVFGRSLGTSVSTFLAAENKPGRLILETPFYSIEDIANTRFRYLPVQWLIKYEFPSFQYAPAVDCPTLILHGTRDGVVPFSSGQKLFMEFKPAYAHFVTIEEGRHNNLDEFDKYRASLDQFIR
- the ychF gene encoding redox-regulated ATPase YchF, producing the protein MKAGIVGLPNVGKSTLFNCLSNAKAQSANFPFCTIEPNLGVVNVPDTRLEVLEKLVNPERVVPATVEIVDIAGLVKGASKGEGLGNQFLGNIRETDAILHVLRCFDNDNIVHVDGSVDPVRDKETIDIELQLKDLETVEKRLDKVKRAAKTGNKEAQKEEAALNLIKAGLEAGNSVRAIDVPEDAREAFVDQLQLITDKPVMYVCNVDESSAVSGNAYVEQVKAAVAQENAEVLVLAVGTEADINELEDYEERQMFLDDIGLEEPGASKLIRGAYKLLNLQTYFTAGEKEVRAWTVPIGATAPQAAGVIHSDFEKGFIRAEVIAYDDYAELGSREKVKEAGKLGIEGKEYIVQDGDVMLFRFNV
- a CDS encoding tetratricopeptide repeat protein, which codes for MHSGGANTILRNNRKLLKKRSSRFKSKRTIMGLKDKDIRRDESENKKLTTWSASEIKRVGRKLRRRRRVETAIVLLLIFAALLFIFSSFGSYHKPESHAAPVAAKQFSKNQTDLEEVSEDPYVQSKDVKAEQYMIFGREFFYSGQYRRALKMFEKALALSPQHCLAPAWIANTNEQLDALGVRKMKKLGETRYVSMYENR